The genome window GGCGCTGTACGCGCCGGACGCCTCGCCGCTGGTGTCGCTGACGGCGGAGGAGGGCGCCCGAGCCATGGCGGGCGCGCTCCCCGGCGTGGCGGCCGACCCCGGGGACCCGGAGGCGCGCGGCCGTGCCCTCTACGGCGCCTGGCTCTGCGGCACCGCGCTCGGCGCGACCACCATGGGCCTGCACCACAAGCTGTGCCACGTCCTCGGCGGCACCTTCGGCCTCCCGCACGCCGAGACCCACACGGTCGTCCTCCCGTACGCCCTCGCGTACAACGCCCCCGCCGCGCCCGAAGCGATGACGGCCCTGGGCCGCGCCCTGGGCGCGGACAACGCCCCCTTGGCCCTGTGGAACCTGTCGGGTAGCCTCGGCGCCCCTCGCTCCCTCGCCGAACTGGGCCTACGCGAAGCGGACTTGGCGACAGCCGCGGCACAGGTGACCGCCCAGGCGTACCCCAACCCACGCCCGATCACCACGGCGGACGCCCTGAAGCTCCTGAACACGGCCTACGAGGGCACACCACCACCGGCACACCCCTGACCGCCCCGAACCGCCCAGCTCCGAACCGACCAGCCGCGCACCGCCCAGCTCCGAACCGCCCAGCTCCGAACCGACCAGCCGCGCACCGCCCAGCTCCGAACCGCCCAGCTCCGAACCGACCAGCCGCGCACCGACCAGCCGCGCACCGACCGGACCCGCACCCCATCAGGCGCACCGAACGACGAAAACCGAAAGGTGAACACCATGCCCCTCGGACTGCTCCGGCGGCGATTCAGGAATGCCCCCGGAGGCGCCGCAGGCTCCACGTTCCCCGTCCCGGACGGCGCGGGAGTCGTCCTCCGGGAGGTACTGGACCCCGTCAACCAGCCCATGGGCGCGGCCGATGTGACGGTCACGGAACTGCGCAGCCACCGCGTCGCCGCACGCGGCACGACCGACCCGTACGGCTTCTTCACGGCCGTCCTGCCGCCGGGCACCTACAGCATGCTGGTCATGGCCGAGGGCCTGGAACCGCACCGTGAGACGGTCGAGGTGCTCCCGGACGCGGGTGTCTCGCGGGAGCGGGTGTGGCTCCAGTCGGCGAGGGCGCTGGAACTCCCGGCCCCCGGCACCTGGCTCTTCGACCCGCCGCACACCGCGATCCGGTTCATCGCGAAGCACGTCGGGATGGCGCATGTGCACGGCCGGTTCGAACGCTTCGAGGGCGGTCTGGCGATAGCCCAGGACATGACGCAGTCCCGCGTGCATGTCCGTATCGACGCGTCCAGCATCACCACGGGCAACAACACCCGTGACGCGCACCTGCGTTCCGGCGACTTCCTCGACGTCGAACGCTTTCCCTACATCGACTTCGTCAGCACCCGGTTCGCCTACCGGGGCGGCAGCAAGTGGACGCTCCAGGGCAGCCTCACCATGCACGGCGTCAGCCGTTCCGTCTCCCTGGACACCACCTACCTCGGCACCGTCAACGGCGGCTACGGCGAGGAACTCCGCTGTGCCGCCCTCGCCAAGTCCGAACTCCACCGCGAGGACTACACCCTCAACTGGCGCTCCATGCTCGCCCGCGGCATCGCGGTCGTCGGCCCGACCATCCAACTCGAACTCGACGTCCAGGCGATGTACCGCACGCACGACACGCCCATTCCGCCGGAATAGCCCGGATCGCCGATGCGTGTAGAGGCCGGCTGACGCCGCCGCCTGCCTTGGGGACGTGCGAAGAGCACGGACAGCCACCTTGAGCAACGAGACGGTGAGACCGGGACGACCGATGTCGCCTGCGACAGCGCGCTGCGATGAGGGTGGGGGCC of Streptomyces phaeolivaceus contains these proteins:
- a CDS encoding maleylacetate reductase codes for the protein MEFVYEARPMRVVMRPGAAVTAVAGEAERLGPRRLLVVCGPRGAETARAVADSLGDACAGLFTEARQHVPVEIADEAERAARAVDADGCVAVGGGSAIGLGKMIALRTELPLIAVPSTYSGSEMTPVWGLTEHGAKRTGRAPSVLPRSVVYDPELTLSLPVPLSVTSGINAVAHAAEALYAPDASPLVSLTAEEGARAMAGALPGVAADPGDPEARGRALYGAWLCGTALGATTMGLHHKLCHVLGGTFGLPHAETHTVVLPYALAYNAPAAPEAMTALGRALGADNAPLALWNLSGSLGAPRSLAELGLREADLATAAAQVTAQAYPNPRPITTADALKLLNTAYEGTPPPAHP
- a CDS encoding YceI family protein, with protein sequence MPLGLLRRRFRNAPGGAAGSTFPVPDGAGVVLREVLDPVNQPMGAADVTVTELRSHRVAARGTTDPYGFFTAVLPPGTYSMLVMAEGLEPHRETVEVLPDAGVSRERVWLQSARALELPAPGTWLFDPPHTAIRFIAKHVGMAHVHGRFERFEGGLAIAQDMTQSRVHVRIDASSITTGNNTRDAHLRSGDFLDVERFPYIDFVSTRFAYRGGSKWTLQGSLTMHGVSRSVSLDTTYLGTVNGGYGEELRCAALAKSELHREDYTLNWRSMLARGIAVVGPTIQLELDVQAMYRTHDTPIPPE